One Candidatus Omnitrophota bacterium DNA segment encodes these proteins:
- the pilM gene encoding pilus assembly protein PilM: MNSLGIYFGIKDICLVETSGKKIVNNIRLPHPNLAMAELEEKVPSDIKLMAMLKDAFRTYHVSAEEAFFCLSGQDLVIRTFEIPLLPQSELKGAVNFEAKKYIPFKLEELDYDFQVLFNKKDKTSLVLFVGIKKEILANYVSIAKQLNLKVSMLEYSAFSILRFLKLSGLKETGIVAILCFDLNNEDESNFTVFENGFSLFSRDFVLTGEPAGFEQTVEADSIAKQEKLKNEIRVSLDYYNRKFPGKNIKTIFVISDKNSSTEVNSFFTESAIPVKFVETQKVFGKDVEYSSILAKSFSAALFRSVPLKTKINLIGARLKATKEAAEGWKTAGLLEGIKLDLKFIILGIFLCAAVFGYGLMRKKPIQEKLAEIRSQRIKISFMPADDSFDSLTALSGKYRKKIITLGNLIKNQKYVTYPLDAIPAALPKGVWLDSFSFNQKKDLTAELTLSGKVYLDNTDQEFDSVNIFLTNLKKEPLFSKYFKEISISSIDQKLINNKTVTVFKIICRSLPEKK, encoded by the coding sequence ATGAATTCTTTAGGTATATATTTTGGAATTAAAGATATCTGCCTGGTAGAAACCAGCGGAAAAAAGATTGTAAATAACATCCGCCTGCCGCATCCTAATTTAGCGATGGCAGAATTAGAAGAAAAAGTCCCATCGGATATAAAACTAATGGCTATGCTCAAAGATGCTTTTCGGACTTACCATGTAAGTGCCGAAGAAGCTTTCTTTTGCCTTTCCGGGCAGGATTTAGTTATTCGTACTTTTGAAATTCCGCTTCTTCCTCAGAGCGAATTAAAAGGGGCGGTTAATTTTGAGGCAAAGAAATATATACCTTTCAAACTTGAGGAACTGGATTATGATTTTCAGGTTCTGTTTAACAAGAAAGATAAAACAAGCTTAGTGCTTTTTGTCGGCATCAAGAAGGAAATTTTGGCAAATTATGTTTCTATTGCCAAGCAGCTTAACCTTAAAGTTAGTATGCTTGAGTACTCGGCTTTTAGTATTTTACGGTTTTTAAAGCTATCCGGCCTAAAAGAAACAGGCATAGTTGCAATTCTTTGTTTTGATTTAAATAACGAAGATGAGTCAAATTTCACTGTTTTTGAAAACGGTTTTTCTTTATTTAGCCGTGATTTTGTTCTAACTGGAGAGCCTGCGGGATTTGAGCAAACTGTTGAAGCGGATTCTATTGCTAAGCAGGAGAAATTAAAAAATGAAATCCGTGTTTCTCTTGATTACTATAACCGTAAATTTCCGGGAAAAAATATTAAGACTATTTTTGTTATCTCAGATAAGAATAGCTCTACAGAGGTAAATTCTTTTTTTACGGAATCTGCTATACCGGTAAAGTTTGTAGAAACTCAAAAAGTTTTTGGTAAAGACGTTGAGTATTCTTCGATACTTGCTAAAAGTTTTTCTGCTGCTTTATTTAGGTCTGTGCCTCTTAAAACAAAAATTAATTTGATTGGAGCTAGGCTTAAAGCAACTAAGGAAGCTGCAGAGGGATGGAAAACAGCTGGTTTATTAGAGGGTATAAAACTTGACTTAAAATTTATTATTTTAGGTATTTTTTTGTGCGCGGCTGTTTTTGGGTATGGATTAATGCGTAAGAAGCCTATTCAGGAAAAATTGGCTGAAATTAGGAGCCAGCGCATAAAAATCAGCTTTATGCCTGCTGATGACAGTTTTGATAGCTTAACCGCGTTAAGTGGAAAATATAGAAAAAAAATCATTACCTTAGGAAACTTAATAAAAAATCAAAAGTATGTTACTTACCCGCTTGATGCGATCCCGGCAGCTTTACCTAAAGGGGTATGGTTAGATAGTTTCAGTTTTAACCAAAAAAAGGACCTTACGGCAGAGCTTACGCTTAGTGGAAAGGTTTATCTTGATAATACTGACCAGGAATTTGATTCGGTAAACATTTTTCTTACAAACTTGAAAAAAGAACCTTTGTTTTCCAAATATTTTAAAGAAATTTCAATAAGTTCTATTGATCAAAAACTGATAAATAATAAAACCGTAACGGTATTTAAGATAATTTGCCGTAGTCTTCCGGAGAAAAAATAG
- the pilO gene encoding type 4a pilus biogenesis protein PilO codes for MAKSGVLEKNKNKILNLGVVLLALFIAFQIYRSGDEKANSLVQEKDNEVKKNMLMEEISGLEKKMDGYKKVFVKKDIGSVMDSISAIAKNCSVKVVSIKPSSEESFASYIKTSFLLTISAPNYHSLGDFISQVESYKDIYIVDEVSVALAESNRPEEVVTENLNVNLKISTIAYL; via the coding sequence ATGGCAAAATCAGGAGTATTGGAAAAAAATAAAAATAAGATTTTGAATTTAGGCGTAGTTCTTTTGGCATTATTTATCGCCTTTCAGATTTATAGGTCTGGTGATGAAAAGGCTAATTCCTTGGTTCAGGAGAAAGATAATGAAGTTAAGAAAAATATGCTTATGGAAGAGATATCGGGACTGGAAAAGAAAATGGATGGATATAAGAAGGTTTTTGTAAAAAAAGATATAGGTTCAGTTATGGATTCAATTTCAGCCATAGCTAAGAATTGTTCGGTGAAGGTTGTTTCTATAAAGCCTAGCTCTGAAGAGTCGTTTGCCTCCTACATAAAGACATCATTTTTGTTGACGATTTCTGCCCCTAATTATCATTCCTTAGGTGATTTTATCAGTCAAGTTGAGAGTTATAAGGATATTTATATAGTTGATGAAGTAAGTGTAGCTTTAGCGGAATCTAATCGACCAGAAGAAGTTGTTACTGAAAATTTAAACGTTAATTTGAAAATCAGCACTATCGCTTACTTATAA